From Panicum hallii strain FIL2 chromosome 2, PHallii_v3.1, whole genome shotgun sequence, a single genomic window includes:
- the LOC112883474 gene encoding uncharacterized protein LOC112883474: MVCAPPEKDVSRRRRRTRSVRHTGEAAGSRDRLPRSGSRAAGAETACLLRESAQPSRVGEEAETPQGARAACSGSARRLGSVGEWTRGATSRWGGDASAPEEGGAVAWGMGEGAPPAGSRSSGGRERREIETAWIIELGFETRSPGKMPFRTSPPQTPPPPAMQPLSASATATRFAAHWVADALAGDETLEFSVLKALVGASPESLSGAPEATRKRVAIRCLEEVSAVIAAGGDAAATEKVLRVDDARSCEDLLLQLIGEVRNSGNLEKDLLPPFSQDIQNIIRIKKPTLPQTSFELLREVDPDIKSMAPSSQLEQNGTTQLHNDQSPCSSNDHVNIEKPRLPTDNGELQQEALVNLVDESDSRSIEKDSVAPTSVLHQPCTSDSKCCYPLQEDAIGAASLGPRSQERSPIVEGKISVETVPASASCDAALQGSITGPLSKHVMKYHTTMVQRQPNRETSPSPPHYIDGERPYDDSTSDLPSKDPRHEELSVHTTVNPDIDRSSDALPTNASKPEFVTTQDTTMISQPHSSGTHLSTLQNLSGERVNQHLDDVSASIEPVEKDHVYEELTLQAASALPSISCNGDIQGGKSETNHQSGNTAEHTMVCEQQNVDRSHLEISSSNKLNQALHDGSIQENNVANGGPNAQIAPRSQTCNVTLHDKISEADYLSEENTGKNRTDVLKCGCSASVPSSAQDGDGKGATKILNRESFGDTSVEVSVPCSDYSLHGTAAAGLLAMTDKMPFCTKDQDINDSLGDLSQLDLCIKCGKDGQLLKCSSCLLTAHDSCFGSSATFEDTGLFYCPVCFYTKATEAYKKAKKTYCEARKSLAAFLGTTHLVRQHDEQPTGALPGAANRQGHSNGCDSPKRKNIDQNEADNLTHQDEEPNQKRKKQKINATSNCYPEQVVTEKVPFPSFDVAPVNKHTILKNNSSKRVQGAEKWQQVENKEARKEAGNDNSSHETRSLSQQKCGPANEEVEADREDDLANSHQPDDTDKLEATSSNDSGNRSSPPWHNMRHSKARLHVKETMASSSSRKTAQKDQHMPSSSRQRNYAYQQKRYSNPVAPSGRRSKLCWTEEEEEALKEAMAKFTPQDDTPIPWVHILEYGRDVFHRTRLPSDLRVKWRNMKKRTGY; the protein is encoded by the exons ATGGTCTGCGCCCCGCCCGAGAAGGAcgtgagccgccgccgccgccgcacgcgctCGGTCCGCCACACGGGAGAAGCCGCCGGGAGCCGAGATCGCCTGCCTCGGTCGGGATCCCGCGCAGCCGGAGCTGAGACCGCCTGCCTCCTGCGGGAGTCCGCGCAGCCGAGCAGGGTCGGAGAGGAAGCCGAAACACCGCAAGGAGCTCGGGCCGCCTGCTCTGGATCCGCGCGCCGCCTTGGATCCGTCGGGGAGTGGACGCGCGGAGCCACCAGCCGCTGGGGAGGGGATGCGTCCGCGCCGGAGGAAGGAGGAGCAGTTGCCTGGGGGATGGGAGAGGGTGCGCCGCCGGCTGGATCTCGGAGCTCTGGAGGAAGAGAGAGGCGAGAAATAGAAACGGCGTGGATTATTGAGCTAGGATTTGA GACACGGAGCCCCGGGAAAATGCCTTTTCGCACTTCGCCCCCTCAAACGCCTCCGCCTCCCGCAATGCAGCCCCTCtccgcctccgccaccgccacccgcTTCGCCGCCCACTGGGTAGCCGACGCCCTCGCCGGAGACGAGACCCTCGAGTTCTCCGTCCTCAAGG CGCTCGTGGGCGCCTCGCCGGAGTCCCTCTCGGGCGCCCCGGAGGCCACGCGGAAGCGGGTCGCGATCCGGTGCCTGGAGGAGGTGTCGGCCGTGATAGCTGCTGGGGGCGATGCCGCGGCGACGGAGAAGGTGCTTAGGGTTGATGACGCCCGCTCATGTGAGGATTTGCTGCTTCAGCTTATCGGAGAG GTTAGAAATTCTGGAAACTTGGAGAAGGATTTGCTTCCACCTTTCAGTCAAGACATCCAGAATATTATTCGCATCAAGAAACCTACATTACCGCAAACTTCCTTTGAGTTG CTAAGAGAAGTTGACCCGGACATCAAGTCTATGGCCCCATCATCCCAACTGGAGCAGAATGGCACCACCCAACTTCACAATGATCAGTCCCCGTGCAGCAGCAATGATCATGTAAATATAGAGAAGCCTAGACTCCCTACAGACAATGGGGAGCTTCAGCAAGAGGCCCTGGTAAATTTAGTGGATGAATCAGACTCAAGAAGTATTGAAAAGGATTCAGTCGCACCAACTTCTGTTCTTCACCAACCATGCACATCCGACAGCAAGTGTTGCTATCCTCTGCAAGAAGATGCTATAGGTGCTGCTAGTTTGGGTCCCAGGTCTCAAGAGAGGAGTCCTATTGTGGAGGGGAAAATTTCTGTTGAAACCGTGCCTGCTTCGGCTAGCTGTGATGCAGCTCTGCAGGGAAGCATTACTGGACCATTGTCCAAGCATGTTATGAAGTATCATACTACCATGGTTCAAAGACAACCTAATAGAGAAACATCTCCAAGTCCACCACACTATATCGATGGAGAGAGACCATATGATGATAGCACCAGCGATCTGCCATCGAAGGATCCCAGGCATGAAGAGTTATCCGTGCATACCACAGTAAATCCAGATATTGACAGAAGCAGTGATGCTTTACCAACAAATGCATCTAAACCTGAGTTTGTTACTACACAGGATACAACCATGATTTCACAACCTCACAGCAGCGGAACTCATCTGAGTACTCTGCAGAACTTAAGTGGTGAGAGAGTAAACCAACATCTAGATGATGTCAGTGCAAGTATTGAGCCAGTGGAAAAGGACCATGTTTATGAGGAGCTGACTCTGCAAGCTGCTAGTGCTTTACCTTCTATAAGCTGCAATGGTGATATTCAAGGAGGGAAATCTGAAACCAATCATCAGTCAGGGAATACTGCAGAGCATACTATGGTGTGTGAACAACAGAATGTTGACAGGTCACATCTAGAAATCAGTAGTTCCAACAAGCTTAATCAAGCACTACATGATGGCAGCATCCAGGAAAATAATGTGGCTAATGGTGGGCCTAATGCACAGATTGCTCCAAGGTCACAAACCTGCAATGTAACCTTGCATGATAAAATTTCGGAAGCTGATTATTTATCTGAGGAGAATACTGGAAAGAACAGAACTGATGTTCTGAAATGTGGTTGCAGTGCGTCTGTTCCAAGCTCTGCTCAGGATGGAGACGGAAAAGGTGCAACGAAGATATTGAACAGGGAAAGTTTTGGGGATACCTCTGTAGAAGTATCTGTCCCTTGCTCAGATTATAGTTTACATGgcactgctgctgctggtcTTCTGGCAATGACTGACAAAATGCCTTTCTGTACCAAGGATCAAGACATTAATGATTCTCTTGGGGACTTGTCACAACTAGATTTGTGCATAAAATGTGGCAAAGATGGTCAGTTGCTGAAATGCAGCAGCTGTTTGTTAACTGCTCATGATAGCTGTTTTGGTTCATCAGCAACATTTGAAGATACTGGACTATTCTACTGCCCAGTATGCTTCTATACAAAAGCCACTGAAGCATATAAAAAAGCAAAGAAAACATATTGTGAAGCTAGGAAAAGCCTAGCTGCTTTCCTTGGCACAACACATTTGGTCAGGCAACATGATGAGCAACCAACTGGAGCTCTGCCAGGAGCTGCCAACAGACAGGGACATTCAAATGGGTGTGACTCACCAAAAAGGAAAAATATCGATCAAAATGAAGCAGATAACCTTACTCATCAGGATGAAGAGCCTAATCAAAAGAGGAAGAAGCAGAAAATAAATGCTACAAGTAATTGTTATCCTGAACAGGTAGTCACTGAGAAGGTTCCTTTTCCGAGTTTTGATGTTGCACCCGTGAATAAACATACCATTCTCAAGAATAATAGTAGCAAGAGAGTCCAGGGTGCAGAGAAATGGCAACAGGTGGAAAACAAAGAAGCTCGCAAAGAAgctggcaatgataattcctcCCATGAAACAAGAAGTTTGTCTCAGCAAAAATGTGGTCCTGCAAATGAGGAAGTTGAGGCTGACAGGGAGGATGATCTTGCAAATTCTCACCAACCTGATGATACTGATAAATTAGAAGCCACATCTTCAAATGACTCTGGCAATAGATCATCCCCCCCTTGGCATAACATGAGACACAGCAAAGCAAGATTACATGTGAAGGAGACAATGGCATCAAGTAGCTCTAGAAAAACTGCACAGAAGGATCAGCACATGCCTTCT